A single genomic interval of Gouania willdenowi chromosome 22, fGouWil2.1, whole genome shotgun sequence harbors:
- the mok gene encoding MAPK/MAK/MRK overlapping kinase isoform X1 — protein sequence MMHYSNWLIDVKNRASVRNACKTPPNTDWSNRTNVTEARKQKEKTSALPVSAHLWKKGYKTIKKIGEGTFSEVVKTQSLTDGKFYACKTMKQTINSVEQANNLREVQAMKRLSPHANIVQLHELIFDKETGTVSLICELMEMNIYEFIQGRQTPLPDSTVKQYMYQLCKSLQHLHSCGIFHRDVKPENILIKQNVLKLADFGSCRSVYSKPPHTEYISTRWYRAPECLLTDGYYSLKMDIWSAGCVFFEIMSLNPLFPGVNELDQISKIHDVLGTPDQSLLLKFKQSRAMHFNFPPRKGNGISRLIPHCSAPALSLLYQMLAYDPDERISAETALRHTFFREIRMAEKKAESLPRVSRTLGVGRTLMQNSVEHIWRPTRIGKQLRGRHARQTPLMSLNSKHVAEPLIRKNIPHYPAELPKLNLTIPGPRKSLPALSVTHQGALPAISSKKCHTQLLAKPRHESNRTDFKSYCMPSLDGKHGGY from the exons ATGATGCACTACTCAAACTGGCTGATTGACGTGAAAAACAGGGCAAGCGTTAGAAATGCGTGTAAAACGCCACCAAACACGGACTGGAGCAACAGGACAAATGTCACGGAAGCGCGGaagcagaaagaaaaaacctcCGCGCTGCCGGTTTCCGCTCACCTgtggaaaaaag GTTACAAAACAATCAAGAAAATAGGAGAGGGAACATTTTCAGAGGTGGTAAAGACCCAGAGTTTAACAGATGGGAAGTTTTACGCCTGTAAAACCATGAAGCAGacgataaacag cgtGGAGCAGGCCAACAATCTGCGGGAAGTGCAAGCGATGAAGAGACTCAGCCCGCACGCCAACATTGTCCAGCTGCACGAGCTCATTTT TGACAAAGAAACAGGAACCGTGTCTTTGATATGTGAGCTGATGGAGATGAACATCTACGAGTTCATCCAGG GGAGACAAACACCTCTTCCTGACTCTACAGTGAAGCAGTACATGTACCAGCTCTGCAAGTCGCTCCAGCATCTTCACAG CTGTGGGATCTTTCACAGAGACGTGAAGCCAGAAAACATCCTCATCAAA CAAAATGTTCTGAAACTTGCCGACTTCGGCTCATGTCGAAGCGTTTACTCCAAACCGCCGCACACAGAGTACATCTCCACGCGCTGGTACCGCGCCCCAGAATGTCTCCTCACCGACGGCTACTACAGCCTTAAGATGGACATCTGGAGCGCTGGGTGTGTCTTCTTTGAAATAATGAG cctGAATCCTCTGTTCCCCGGAGTCAACGAGTTGGACCAAATCTCAAAGATCCATGACGTGTTGGGGACACCAGATCAAAGTCTTCTCCTCAAATTCAAGCA ATCGAGAGCGATGCATTTCAACTTCCCTCCGAGGAAAGGCAACGGGATTTCCCGTTTGATCCCACACTGTTCGGCGCCTGCGCTCTCACTTCTCTACCAGATGTTGGCCTACGACCCAGACGAACGCATCAGTGCAGAAACTGCTCTGAGACACACTTTCTTCAGAGAAATCAG aATGGCAGAAAAGAAAGCCGAGAGCCTTCCTAGAGTTTCTAGGACTTTGGGTGTCGGAAGGACTTTGATGCAGAACTCAGTGGAGCACATCTGGCGACCGACCAGGATTGGCAAACAGCTCAGAGGACGACACGCCAGACAAACGCCTTTAATGAGT CTGAACTCAAAGCACGTAGCAGAGCCGCTCATTAGGAAGAACATCCCTCACTACCCAGCAGAGCTGCCTAAGCTCAACCTCACCATCCCCGGCCCACGGAAGTCCTTACCTGCTTTAAGCGTCACTCATCAAGGCGCGCTGCCAGCTATTAGCTCTAAGAAGTGCCACACACAGCTGCTGGCCAAG CCTCGTCATGAGTCAAACCGTACAGATTTTAAAAGCTACTGTATGCCATCGCTGGACGGGAAACATGGAGGCTACtga
- the mok gene encoding MAPK/MAK/MRK overlapping kinase isoform X2: MFCYKTIKKIGEGTFSEVVKTQSLTDGKFYACKTMKQTINSVEQANNLREVQAMKRLSPHANIVQLHELIFDKETGTVSLICELMEMNIYEFIQGRQTPLPDSTVKQYMYQLCKSLQHLHSCGIFHRDVKPENILIKQNVLKLADFGSCRSVYSKPPHTEYISTRWYRAPECLLTDGYYSLKMDIWSAGCVFFEIMSLNPLFPGVNELDQISKIHDVLGTPDQSLLLKFKQSRAMHFNFPPRKGNGISRLIPHCSAPALSLLYQMLAYDPDERISAETALRHTFFREIRMAEKKAESLPRVSRTLGVGRTLMQNSVEHIWRPTRIGKQLRGRHARQTPLMSLNSKHVAEPLIRKNIPHYPAELPKLNLTIPGPRKSLPALSVTHQGALPAISSKKCHTQLLAKPRHESNRTDFKSYCMPSLDGKHGGY, encoded by the exons ATGTTCT GTTACAAAACAATCAAGAAAATAGGAGAGGGAACATTTTCAGAGGTGGTAAAGACCCAGAGTTTAACAGATGGGAAGTTTTACGCCTGTAAAACCATGAAGCAGacgataaacag cgtGGAGCAGGCCAACAATCTGCGGGAAGTGCAAGCGATGAAGAGACTCAGCCCGCACGCCAACATTGTCCAGCTGCACGAGCTCATTTT TGACAAAGAAACAGGAACCGTGTCTTTGATATGTGAGCTGATGGAGATGAACATCTACGAGTTCATCCAGG GGAGACAAACACCTCTTCCTGACTCTACAGTGAAGCAGTACATGTACCAGCTCTGCAAGTCGCTCCAGCATCTTCACAG CTGTGGGATCTTTCACAGAGACGTGAAGCCAGAAAACATCCTCATCAAA CAAAATGTTCTGAAACTTGCCGACTTCGGCTCATGTCGAAGCGTTTACTCCAAACCGCCGCACACAGAGTACATCTCCACGCGCTGGTACCGCGCCCCAGAATGTCTCCTCACCGACGGCTACTACAGCCTTAAGATGGACATCTGGAGCGCTGGGTGTGTCTTCTTTGAAATAATGAG cctGAATCCTCTGTTCCCCGGAGTCAACGAGTTGGACCAAATCTCAAAGATCCATGACGTGTTGGGGACACCAGATCAAAGTCTTCTCCTCAAATTCAAGCA ATCGAGAGCGATGCATTTCAACTTCCCTCCGAGGAAAGGCAACGGGATTTCCCGTTTGATCCCACACTGTTCGGCGCCTGCGCTCTCACTTCTCTACCAGATGTTGGCCTACGACCCAGACGAACGCATCAGTGCAGAAACTGCTCTGAGACACACTTTCTTCAGAGAAATCAG aATGGCAGAAAAGAAAGCCGAGAGCCTTCCTAGAGTTTCTAGGACTTTGGGTGTCGGAAGGACTTTGATGCAGAACTCAGTGGAGCACATCTGGCGACCGACCAGGATTGGCAAACAGCTCAGAGGACGACACGCCAGACAAACGCCTTTAATGAGT CTGAACTCAAAGCACGTAGCAGAGCCGCTCATTAGGAAGAACATCCCTCACTACCCAGCAGAGCTGCCTAAGCTCAACCTCACCATCCCCGGCCCACGGAAGTCCTTACCTGCTTTAAGCGTCACTCATCAAGGCGCGCTGCCAGCTATTAGCTCTAAGAAGTGCCACACACAGCTGCTGGCCAAG CCTCGTCATGAGTCAAACCGTACAGATTTTAAAAGCTACTGTATGCCATCGCTGGACGGGAAACATGGAGGCTACtga
- the wdr20a gene encoding WD repeat-containing protein 20 has translation MLISKMATEGGGKEMNEIKTQFTTREGVYKLLTHSEYSRPNRVPFNSQGSNPVKVSFVNVNDQSGNGDRICFNVGRELYFYIYKGVRKAADLSKPIDKRIYKGTQPTCHDFNHLTATAESVSLLVGFSAGQVQLIDPIKKETSKLFNEERLIDKSRVTCVKWVPGSESLFLVSHASGSMYLYNVEHTCGTTAPHYQLLKQGENYSVHTCKSKSTRNPLLKWTVGDGALNEFAFSPDGKFLACVSQDGFLRVFNFDAVELHGTMKSYFGGLLCVCWSPDGKYIVAGGEDDLVTVWSFLDCRVIARGHGHKSWVSVVAFDHYTTSVEESEPMEFSGSDEDFQDQMIHFGRDRANSTQSRLSKRNSTDSRPVSVTYRFGSVGQDTQLCLWDLTEDILFPHLPLSRTRTHTNVMNATSPPAGTTIIANASNNTTNGNNSGANTFTLNSVSTMLPRSNSLPHSAANAAAATTGNHSNKTGGGGITSGIMDSAIATGVSKFATLSLHDRKERHHEKDHKRNHSMGHISSKSSDKLNLLTKTKSDPAKTLGTLLCPRMEDVPLLEPLICKKIAHERLTVLIFLEDCLVTACQEGFICTWGRPGKVVSSF, from the exons ATGTTAATATCAAAGATGGCGACGGAGGGAGGAGGGAAGGAGATGAACGAGATTAAAACCCAGTTCACCACACGGGAAGGCGTCTACAAACTGCTCACTCACTCTGAATACAGCCGTCCCAACCGGGTGCCTTTCAACTCGCAGGGCTCCAACCCCGTCAAGGTCTCCTTCGTCAACGTCAACGACCAGTCGGGCAACGGCGACAGGATCTGCTTCAATGTGGGCCGTGAGCTTTACTTCTACATCTACAAAGGCGTCAGGAAG gCTGCTGACTTGAGCAAACCCATCGATAAGCGCATTTACAAAGGAACGCAGCCTACGTGTCATGACTTTAACCACCTCACGGCCACAGCGGAGAGCGTCTCTCTGCTGGTGGGTTTCTCTGCTGGACAAGTTCAGCTCATCGACCCCATCAAGAAGGAGACGAGTAAGCTCTTCAACGAGGAG AGATTAATCGATAAGTCCAGAGTGACGTGTGTGAAGTGGGTTCCAGGTTCTGAGAGTCTGTTCCTAGTCTCTCATGCCAGTGGAAGTATGTACCTGTACAACGTAGAGCACACCTGTGGCACCACGGCGCCGCACTACCAGCTGCTCAAACAAGGAGAAAACTACTCCGTGCACACCTGCAAAAGCAAATCCACTCGTAACCCACTGCTGAAATGGACGGTCGGGGACGGGGCCCTAAACGAGTTTGCCTTCTCTCCCGATGGGAAGTTCCTCGCCTGCGTCAGCCAAGACGGTTTCCTGCGGGTGTTCAACTTTGACGCGGTGGAGCTCCACGGCACCATGAAGAGCTACTTCGGAGGCTTGTTGTGCGTCTGCTGGAGCCCCGATGGGAAGTACATCGTCGCGGGTGGAGAGGATGACCTGGTGACGGTTTGGTCATTCTTGGACTGTCGAGTCATCGCCCGCGGCCACGGCCACAAGTCGTGGGTGAGCGTAGTGGCGTTCGACCACTACACCACCAGCGTGGAGGAGAGCGAGCCCATGGAGTTCAGCGGGAGCGACGAGGACTTCCAGGACCAGATGATCCACTTCGGGCGGGACCGCGCCAACAGCACGCAGTCGCGACTGTCCAAGCGTAACTCCACAGACAGCCGGCCCGTTAGCGTGACCTACCGCTTTGGTTCCGTGGGTCAGGACACACAGCTGTGCTTATGGGACCTCACAGAGGACATCCTTTTTCCTCATCTTCCTCTTTCTCGGACACGGACGCACACCAACGTCATGAATGCCACCAGTCCTCCCGCTGGCACTACGATAATTGCAAATGCGTCAAATAACACAACGAACGGAAACAATAGTGGTGCCAACACTTTTACATTGAACTCTGTCTCCACGATGTTGCCGCGCTCCAATAGTCTGCCGCACTCGGCCGCTAACGCCGCCGCCGCCACCACGGGAAACCACAGTAACAAGACAGGCGGTGGCGGAATCACCAGTGGGATCATGGACAGCGCCATCGCCACGGGCGTCAGCAAGTTCGCAACGCTGTCGCTTCACGATCGTAAGGAGCGTCACCATGAGAAGGACCACAAGCGCAACCACAGCATGGGTCACATCAGCAGCAAGAGCAGCGACAAGCTCAACCTGCTGACCAAAACCAAGAGTGACCCCGCCAAGACTCTGGGCACGCTCCTGTGCCCCCGCATGGAGGACGTGCCCCTCCTGGAGCCTCTTATCTGTAAAAAGATTGCACACGAGAGGCTGACTGTGCTCATATTTCTGGAGGACTGCTTAGTGACTGCGTGTCAGGAGGGGTTTATTTGCACATGGGGCCGTCCGGGCAAAGTGGTAAGTTCTTTTTAA